The Lactuca sativa cultivar Salinas chromosome 2, Lsat_Salinas_v11, whole genome shotgun sequence genome includes a window with the following:
- the LOC111913340 gene encoding GATA transcription factor 5 has product MEYCVEEASKTSSTGVKLNHFTPSFSDDFWAVNGVSGDDFFVDGLLDFSSDGSFLEEDDNSQVLKHTDDSKNDKISSLSPVKIVNNEDKATTIVSDTELCFPVDDVADLEWVSQFVEDSFSGGGYFLTCSERKPETETVNLVAVNPSFRNLVQKKARSKRSRTGGRVWSLRLSSSLTDSSNSCSSSSSCTSNALLPTQEILGRPPTVKRQKKKKPVATADTPGSGWPQQPRRCSHCLVQKTPQWRAGPLGAKTLCNACGVRFKSGRLFPEYRPAGSPNFSSEVHSNNHRKVLEMRQKKEAEEGGPPPPVAGSGRSI; this is encoded by the exons ATGGAGTACTGTGTTGAAGAAGCATCAAAAACCAGTTCTACAGGTGTTAAATTAAACCACTTTACACCGTCGTTTTCCGATGATTTCTGGGCCGTGAATGGTGTCTCCGGCGACGATTTCTTCGTAGACGGTTTACTGGATTTCTCCTCAGACGGCAGTTTTCTCGAAGAAGACGATAATTCCCAAGTTCTGAAACACACAGATGATTCCAAAAACGACAAAATCTCCTCTCTTTCTCCGGTGAAAATAGTGAACAACGAGGATAAAGCCACCACCATCGTCTCCGACACGGAACTTTGTTTTCCG GTAGATGATGTGGCTGACCTTGAATGGGTGTCACAATTCGTCGAAGACTCATTTTCCGGCGGCGGCTACTTCTTAACATGCTCGGAGAGGAAACCGGAGACAGAAACTGTAAATCTCGTCGCTGTAAATCCTTCATTTAggaatttggttcagaaaaaaGCGAGAAGCAAGCGGAGTCGTACCGGCGGCCGTGTTTGGTCACTCCGGTTGTCGTCTTCGTTGACGGATTCCTCAAATTCATGTTCCTCCTCTTCGTCCTGTACTTCAAACGCTCTGTTACCCACGCAGGAAATTTTGGGCAGACCGCCGACGGTTAAGAGGCAGAAGAAGAAAAAGCCGGTGGCGACTGCTGACACGCCGGGGTCCGGCTGGCCGCAGCAGCCTCGGCGTTGCAGTCATTGCCTCGTTCAGAAAACTCCACAGTGGCGAGCCGGTCCACTAGGCGCCAAAACTTTGTGTAATGCATGCGGGGTCCGGTTCAAGTCGGGTCGGCTTTTTCCAGAGTATCGACCGGCGGGTAGCCCGAATTTTTCCAGCGAAGTTCACTCTAATAACCACCGGAAAGTTCTGGAAATGCGGCAGAAGAAGGAGGCAGAGGAAGGAGGTCCACCTCCTCCGGTTGCCGGTTCGGGAAGAAGCATCTGA